In Geothermobacter ehrlichii, the genomic window CGGACGTCGATACCCCGGCCTTCTCCATCTGCTCCTTCATCTGCTCTTCGCTGACCCCCTCGAAGACCGGCGAGGCCATGGGGACCCCCCTGGACAGCCGCCGGGCCAGGGCCAGGGTCTCCTCGTCGGAGAGACCGTCGATGAACTTGTCCAGGTCCTTGTCCTCGTAGCAGGCCTTGATCTGCTCCTTCAGCGCCTCGGTGCTGAACTGGCTGTCGAGCACCTTCTGGATCTGCTGGCCGAGACCGCGGGCCGCCAGGCCAAGATGAGTCTCGAGAATCTGGCCGACGTTCATGCGCGAGGGGACGCCGAGCGGGTTGAGCACGATCTCCACCGGGGTACCGTCCTCCATGTAGGGCATGTCCTCTTCCGGCAGGATACGGGAAAGAACACCCTTGTTGCCGTGGCGGCCGGCCATCTTGTCGCCGACCGACAGCTTGCGCTTGATGGCGATGTAGACCTTGACCATCTTGATGACGCCGGGCGGCAGGTCGTCGCCGCGCTTGAGCTTGTCAATCTTGTCGGCGAAGACGCTGCGGATCACCTCTTCGCGTTCGGCCAGGCGGGCAAAGATGGTGGCCACCTTCTCCTCGGTCTGTTCGGCCTTGACCAGGGAGATCTCCTTCCACTGGCTGAAGGGCACCTTGTCGAGCGCCTCGGCGGTGATCTTCTTGCCCTTGGCGATGACTACCTTGCCGGCCGGATCGTTGACCGTCACCGCCGCCGTCTTGCCGACGATCAGGTCGGCCAGCTTGCTGCGCGTCGACTCGCGGATGATGCGGATCTCGTCATCCTGGTCCTTGAGAAGCCGCTCGATCTCGGCGTTTTCGATCAGCTCGGTCCGAGCGTCCTTGTCGGCCCCCTTGCGGGAGAAGACACGGGCGCCGATGACCACGCCCTCGACGCCGGGCGGAACCCGCAGAGAGGTGTCGCGCACGTCGCCGGCCTTCTCGCCGAAGATGGCGCGCAGCAGCTTTTCTTCGGGAGAGAGCTGGGTTTCGCCCTTCGGGGTGATCTTGCCGACCAGGATGTCTCCCGGCTTGACCTCGGCGCCGATGCGGATGATGCCCGACTCGTCAAGGTCGGCCAGGGCGTCTTCGCCGAGGTTGGGGATGTCGTCGGTGATCTCTTCCTTGCCCAGCTTGGTGTCGCGGGCGACACATTCGAATTCCTCGATGTGAATCGAGGTGTAGCGGTCATCCTTGACCAGCTTCTCACTGATCAGGATCGAGTCCTCGAAGTTGTAGCCGCCCCAGGGCATGAAGGCCACCAGCACGTTCTGGCCCAGAGCCAGTTCGCCCAACTGGGTGGACGGACCATCAGCGATGATCTCGCCGCGCTTGACCCGGTCGCCGACCTTGACGATCGGCTTCTGGTTCAGGCAGGTGTTCTGGTTCGAACGGACGAACTTGATCAGATTGTAGATATCGACGCCGGTGCCGGTCTCGTCCATCTCGCCCTCGTCGAGCTTGATGACGATGCGGCTGGCGTCGACGCTCTCGACCACGCCACTGTGCCGGGCGACGACCGCCGAGCCGGAATCGTGTGCGACCACCCGCTCCATGCCGGTGCCTACCAGCGGCGCATCGGCTCGCAGCAGGGGCACCGCCTGCCGCTGCATGTTGGAACCCATCAGCGCACGGTTGGCGTCGTCGTTCTCGAGGAAGGGAATCAGCGAGGCTGCTACCGAAACCAGCTGCTTGGGCGAAACGTCCATCAGCTCGATCTCGTCGCGGCTCATCAGCATGAACTCGCCGCTCTTGCGGGCGTTGACCAGCTCGTTGACGAAACGGCCATTCTCGTCCAGCGGCGCATTGGCCTGGGCGATGGCGTGCCCCTCTTCCTCGAGGGCGGAGAAATACTTGATCTCGCTGGTGACCTTGCCCTCCTTGACGATCCGGTAGGGCGTTTCAACGAAGCCATGCTCGTTAATGCGGGCATAGGTCGACAGCGAGGCGATCAGACCGATGTTCGGACCTTCCGGGGTCTCGATCGGGCAGACGCGACCGTAGTGGGTCGGATGCACGTCGCGCACCTCGAAGCCGGCGCGCTCGCGGGTCAGGCCGCCGGGGCCGAGGGCCGACAGACGACGCTTGTGGGTGATTTCCGACAGCGGGTTGGTCTGGTCCATGAACTGCGACAGCTGGCTGGAGCCAAAGAACTCCTTCACCACGGCGGAAACCGGCTTCGAGTTGACCAGGTCGTGCGGCATCATGCTGTCGACTTCCTGCAGGCTCATCCGCTCCTTGATCGCCCGCTCCATGCGAACCAGGCCGACCCGGTACTGATTCTCGAGCAGTTCACCGACGGCACGCACGCGGCGGTTGCCCAGATGGTCGATGTCGTCGATCGAGCCCCGACCGTTGCGCAGCTCGATCAGGTAGCGGACCACCTCGAGGATGTCCTCCTTGGTCAGGGTCCGGTGCTCCAGCGGCGTATCGAGCTTAAGCTTGTAGTTGAGCTTCAGCCGGCCGACGGCCGACAGGTCGTAGCGCTCTTCGTTGAAGAAGAGGCCCTCGAACAGCGCCGTGGCGCTGCGCAGGGTCGGCGGATCGCCGGGACGCAGCCGGCGGTAGATCTCGATGATCGCCTCATCGGTGTTGGCCACCTTGTCGAGCAGCAGGGTGTCACGCAGATAGGGGCCGACCAGGTGGTTGTCGATGAACAGCACCTTGAAGCTGTCGATGCCGCGCTTGCGCAGCTCTTCGAGCTTGATCTCGGTCAGCTCCTCATTGCACTCGACCAGAATCTCGCCGGAGGCAGTGTCGACGATGTCGCAGGAGGCGACGCGGCCAATCAGCTCCTCGTCCTCGACATCGATGAACTCGATCTTGGCCTCCTCCAGCTTGCGGATGGCGGCACGGGTGAACTTGCGGTTGGCCTTGACGATGACCTCGCCGTTGGCGTCGCAGATGTCACGGGTCGCCTTCTGGCCGGCGAGCAGCTCGAGGTTGACCTTCCTGCGGAAGCGGCCGTCCTGCAGGACGATCTCTTCCGAGTCGTAATAGTAGTTGAGCAGCTCCTCGGTGGTATATCCGAGGGCCTTGAGCAGCACCGTCGCCGGCAGCTTGCGCCGCCGGTCGATACGGACGTAGAGGATATCTTTATGATCAAAGTCAAAGTCGAGCCAGGAACCGCGGTAGGGGATCACCCGGGCACTGTAGAGCACCTTGCCCGAGGCATGGGTCTTGCCCTTGTCGTGGTCGAAGAAGACACCGGGCGAGCGGTGCAGCTGGCTGACGATGACGCGTTCGGTTCCGTTGATGATGAAGGTCCCGTTTTCGGTCATCAGGGGGATTTCACCGAAATAGACCTCCTGCTCCTTGATGTCACGGATCGACTGGACGCCCGATTCCTTGTCGACGTCCCAGGAAACCAGCCGGACCCTGACCTTCACCGGCGCAGCATAGGTCATGCCCCGCTGATGGCATTCCTCGACATCGTACTTGGGGGTGCCGAGGGAATAGGAGACATACTCGAGAGAGCAGGTCTCACTGAAGTCCCTGATGGGGAAGACGGAGCGAAAGACAGCTTCCAGACCGATGTTCTGCCGGGCGGAGGCGGGCAGATCGGCCTGCAGAAATCGCTTATAGGAGTTTTTCTGGATGTCGATGAGGTTGGGGATATCAATGATGTCCTTGATATCGGCGAAGTGCTTCCTCAGCAACTGGTTATTCGCAATCGAATAAGCCATGGGTTCTCCTTTGGAATGTCCGTTCCACAGCCGCAAGCGGATGCGGAACCCCTTGAATATTCAACCGTTTAGGGCCTGACGACCCAGCGCCCGTCCCCCCGGGGAGACCGCCGGCGGGGGCTGAACGCATCAAAGAAAGAATAGCCAAGGCCGCAAACGCGACCTTGGCTCTTGTCCGATTGTATGGATGCCGGGCTACTTGAGCTCCACGGAGGCGCCGGCTTCTTCCAGCTGCTTCTTGATGTCCTCGGCCTCGTCCTTGGAAACAGCTTCCTTGACGGTGCTCGGAGCGCCGTCGACCATCTCCTTGGCCTCTTTCAGGCCCAGGCCGGTAATGGCGCGGACAACCTTGATGACGTTGATCTTCTTGTCACCGGCACTGGTGAGAACGACGTCGAACTCGTCCTTCTCCTCGGCGGCGGCAGCCTCGCCACCAGCGGCCGGAACAGCGGCGACGGCGACGGGAGCGGCGGCGGAAACGCCGAACTTGTCCTCCAGCTCCTTGACCAGCTCGGCCAGCTCGAGAACGCTCATGTTTTCAATGAATTCAATAACCTGTTCCTTGGTGACTTCAGCCATGGTGAAATCCTCCGTATCCGTTCTATGCAGTCAAATGGGTTTATAAATTTCGGTAACCGATACGCCTCAGGCCGCCTTCTTGTCCTGGATGGCGGACAGAACCTGGACCAACGAACGCGGCACGGCAGCCAGCACACCAACGAAGTTGCTGACCGGCGCGTTGATGGAGCCGAGCAGCTTGGCGAGCAGCACTTCGCGGCTCGGCAGGTCGGACAGCACCTTGATGCCGTCCAGGCCGAGAACCT contains:
- the rplL gene encoding 50S ribosomal protein L7/L12, with translation MAEVTKEQVIEFIENMSVLELAELVKELEDKFGVSAAAPVAVAAVPAAGGEAAAAEEKDEFDVVLTSAGDKKINVIKVVRAITGLGLKEAKEMVDGAPSTVKEAVSKDEAEDIKKQLEEAGASVELK
- the rpoB gene encoding DNA-directed RNA polymerase subunit beta; the encoded protein is MAYSIANNQLLRKHFADIKDIIDIPNLIDIQKNSYKRFLQADLPASARQNIGLEAVFRSVFPIRDFSETCSLEYVSYSLGTPKYDVEECHQRGMTYAAPVKVRVRLVSWDVDKESGVQSIRDIKEQEVYFGEIPLMTENGTFIINGTERVIVSQLHRSPGVFFDHDKGKTHASGKVLYSARVIPYRGSWLDFDFDHKDILYVRIDRRRKLPATVLLKALGYTTEELLNYYYDSEEIVLQDGRFRRKVNLELLAGQKATRDICDANGEVIVKANRKFTRAAIRKLEEAKIEFIDVEDEELIGRVASCDIVDTASGEILVECNEELTEIKLEELRKRGIDSFKVLFIDNHLVGPYLRDTLLLDKVANTDEAIIEIYRRLRPGDPPTLRSATALFEGLFFNEERYDLSAVGRLKLNYKLKLDTPLEHRTLTKEDILEVVRYLIELRNGRGSIDDIDHLGNRRVRAVGELLENQYRVGLVRMERAIKERMSLQEVDSMMPHDLVNSKPVSAVVKEFFGSSQLSQFMDQTNPLSEITHKRRLSALGPGGLTRERAGFEVRDVHPTHYGRVCPIETPEGPNIGLIASLSTYARINEHGFVETPYRIVKEGKVTSEIKYFSALEEEGHAIAQANAPLDENGRFVNELVNARKSGEFMLMSRDEIELMDVSPKQLVSVAASLIPFLENDDANRALMGSNMQRQAVPLLRADAPLVGTGMERVVAHDSGSAVVARHSGVVESVDASRIVIKLDEGEMDETGTGVDIYNLIKFVRSNQNTCLNQKPIVKVGDRVKRGEIIADGPSTQLGELALGQNVLVAFMPWGGYNFEDSILISEKLVKDDRYTSIHIEEFECVARDTKLGKEEITDDIPNLGEDALADLDESGIIRIGAEVKPGDILVGKITPKGETQLSPEEKLLRAIFGEKAGDVRDTSLRVPPGVEGVVIGARVFSRKGADKDARTELIENAEIERLLKDQDDEIRIIRESTRSKLADLIVGKTAAVTVNDPAGKVVIAKGKKITAEALDKVPFSQWKEISLVKAEQTEEKVATIFARLAEREEVIRSVFADKIDKLKRGDDLPPGVIKMVKVYIAIKRKLSVGDKMAGRHGNKGVLSRILPEEDMPYMEDGTPVEIVLNPLGVPSRMNVGQILETHLGLAARGLGQQIQKVLDSQFSTEALKEQIKACYEDKDLDKFIDGLSDEETLALARRLSRGVPMASPVFEGVSEEQMKEQMEKAGVSTSGQMTLYDGRTGEPFKEKVTVGIMYMLKLHHLVDDKIHARSIGPYSLVTQQPLGGKAQFGGQRLGEMEVWAMEAYGAAHALQEFLTVKSDDVAGRTRMYEAIVKGKHTLEAGLPESFNVLVKELQALCLDVELLEEDDE